A section of the Candidatus Desulfarcum epimagneticum genome encodes:
- a CDS encoding conserved hypothetical protein (Evidence 4 : Unknown function but conserved in other organisms) yields the protein MVSKKNIRILEQRLKTKTVDGHTLIARALKRLGVTHVYGIGGTPIRETFGACVKTGIRHIGAHGQQAAAMMSMAQNYMSGKITSAVILSAGPAVTNAVTAALTAKDNHWPLILMGGRRPVAMKSMGSFQELDAARLFEPITKWSALIKSVDDIPRYLQKAFYISGTGRPGPVYIDISEDALTHVVPDENRAIKTKIHHPCPDIHPPDAAVIQKASDMLMKAGSPLMIIGKGVRWSEPYEELLSLAHDFKIPFITSPMGQGYIPDHHPMRFNAIKNFAQSKADMALVVGTRLDWTFRFGAELPREAKLIHIDLDDAGMETNRFPDAALTGDIKSVLKRLLKNMQAGNRDPSRPRRMKKWHDILREKQKTRTREMDSRIKSKSIPMSPYHLIHEIKAFLPKDAICAIDGGVILAAAQECLPTHMPGSRFTSGSNGCLGVGIPFGMGAKLACPDRPVVVLCGDAAFGFSVMEMETAARHDIPIIVVIANNNGPQGALFQETIYPKGHERSAMFLPEIHYEKIMGIFGGHMEFVTHPEQLRPAMARAASSGRPSCVNVRVDPRAPYPKNTF from the coding sequence TTGGTTTCAAAAAAAAACATTCGAATTCTGGAACAAAGGCTTAAAACAAAAACCGTCGACGGTCACACACTGATCGCCAGGGCATTAAAGCGACTGGGCGTCACCCATGTGTACGGCATTGGAGGCACACCCATAAGGGAAACATTCGGGGCATGCGTCAAAACCGGCATCCGGCACATCGGCGCACACGGCCAGCAGGCGGCCGCCATGATGTCCATGGCGCAAAACTACATGTCCGGGAAAATAACCTCCGCCGTTATTTTATCCGCCGGACCCGCCGTGACCAACGCTGTCACGGCCGCTTTGACGGCAAAAGACAATCATTGGCCCCTCATCCTCATGGGCGGAAGACGCCCCGTGGCCATGAAATCCATGGGATCATTTCAGGAGCTTGACGCCGCGAGGCTTTTTGAGCCCATCACCAAGTGGAGCGCTCTGATCAAATCCGTTGACGACATTCCCCGGTATCTTCAAAAAGCCTTTTATATTTCCGGGACCGGAAGGCCGGGCCCCGTGTATATAGACATTTCGGAAGATGCGCTGACGCATGTCGTCCCGGATGAAAACAGGGCGATTAAAACAAAAATCCACCACCCATGCCCCGACATCCATCCTCCCGACGCCGCAGTCATTCAGAAAGCTTCGGATATGCTGATGAAGGCCGGGAGTCCTTTGATGATCATCGGAAAGGGGGTCCGGTGGTCCGAGCCCTATGAGGAGCTGCTGAGTCTGGCCCATGATTTCAAAATCCCGTTTATCACATCGCCCATGGGGCAGGGGTATATTCCGGATCATCACCCCATGCGCTTCAACGCCATTAAAAATTTCGCCCAGTCAAAGGCGGATATGGCCCTGGTCGTGGGAACAAGGCTGGACTGGACTTTCAGGTTCGGCGCCGAATTGCCGCGGGAAGCGAAACTGATCCATATTGACCTGGATGACGCGGGAATGGAAACAAATCGCTTTCCCGACGCGGCTCTCACAGGGGATATCAAATCGGTTTTGAAACGGCTTTTAAAAAACATGCAAGCCGGGAATCGAGACCCTTCAAGACCCAGGCGAATGAAAAAGTGGCATGACATTTTGCGTGAAAAACAAAAAACAAGAACGCGGGAGATGGATTCGCGTATCAAATCAAAATCCATCCCCATGTCGCCTTATCATCTGATCCATGAAATCAAAGCCTTTTTGCCAAAGGACGCGATCTGCGCCATTGACGGGGGAGTCATTTTGGCGGCCGCCCAGGAATGCCTCCCCACCCATATGCCCGGTTCCCGATTTACTTCGGGCTCCAACGGATGCCTGGGGGTGGGGATTCCTTTCGGGATGGGGGCCAAACTGGCCTGTCCGGATCGTCCGGTTGTGGTTCTGTGCGGAGACGCCGCTTTCGGTTTCAGCGTCATGGAAATGGAGACAGCGGCAAGGCATGACATCCCCATCATCGTGGTCATCGCCAATAACAATGGTCCTCAAGGCGCATTGTTCCAGGAAACCATCTATCCGAAAGGCCATGAACGCTCGGCCATGTTTCTGCCCGAAATTCATTATGAAAAAATAATGGGCATATTCGGCGGACACATGGAATTCGTCACACATCCGGAACAGCTCCGGCCCGCCATGGCGCGGGCGGCCTCATCCGGCCGCCCTTCCTGCGTCAATGTGCGGGTGGACCCCCGCGCCCCCTATCCCAAAAACACATTTTAA